Below is a genomic region from Leptolyngbya sp. 'hensonii'.
CCTTCTGGGGGAAACCCATGTTGGCTATGGTAAGCTCGACTTTCCCCAGTTCCAGCTCTCGATTGTCGGAGGTCGCCCGTTTAGTTGGGGCGGTTCTCTCTGGAAAAATGGCGAATTCTACCAATCTCGGTTTGGAGTCGGTAGTTTTGCCGAATCCACAGCCCGAATTGTGGCAGCAGCCCAGAGTGCTGCCTATGAAACCCTGATTATCCTGGGGCATTGCGGCCCCACGGGGTTGGGTAATCAGCGAGAAGATCCCTGTGGTCGAGATTGGGAAGCCCTGGGGGGGGATCACGGCGATCCTGACCTGGAAGCGGCGATCGACCAGATGCAACAGATGGGCAAAACCATTCCGCTGGTTACTTTTGGGCACATGCACCATCAGCTCCGCCATACCCAGGACCGTCTTCGGCGGCCCACCCATGTCAGCCCTGCCGGGACCCTCTATCTCAATGCAGCCTATGTGCCCCGACTGGTTCGCAGGGAAACGGGAACAATCCGGCATTTTACATTGGTGGAATGGCAGTCTGGGGACGTTTTAGAGGCTTCCCTGGTTTGGCTGGATGAAAATTTTGCCATATCCCGTAAACAAGTTCTCTTCCACCGGGAAAGGGCATTAGTATAGAAAAGAACTCAAAATTCAACCATTGGGGCTTGACCCCTATTTTGGATATTGAGTCATGGGGAGAGGTGGCAGAGTGGTCGATTGCGTCTGACTTGAAATCAGATGGGTGTGCAAGCATCCCCAGGGTTCGAATCCCTGCCTCTCCGTTTTACAGTCTATAGGTGTTCACAGTCTATAGGTGTTCACAGTCTATAGGTGTTCACAGTCTATAGGTGTTCACAGTCTATAGGTGCCGCTGCCATTTTTTCGGGTTGTTCGCAATGTATTGCCGAACCTGTTCAATTTCACTGTCGCTCCTGAGGATGCGATCGTAAAAATGGGGTTGCCAGGTAAATTCTGGAACGGACGATCGAATTTCAAAGGTACACCGACCTTTGTACCACCGAATGATTTTGCCCAGGGAATGGTCGGATAACATCGGGTTGTGATGTTGGGTAATCCCGCCCGGCGGCGTTGTTGTTGGCATGGTTGTTCGTGAATCACAATAATGCCATGGATATGGTTGGGCATGGCAACAAATGCATCCAATGAAACTGGGTCAAAGCGTTGGGGAATTTCCCACCAAATTTTGTTGACAATTTCCCCTGCAGGTGAAGGCTGCATTTCTCCCGCCACAATTCGACCAAAGAAATGTTGGCGATCGTGGGTGCAAAAGGGGACAAAATACCAGCCTGCAGAGAAGTAGTCCCAGGTTGGATGTCGCGCAGATTCGATGCGATATTTGTTCTGATATAGCGTCATAGGGCAATCCTAAGGACTTGCCCTGGCATAGAACCTGCGCCAGAACCCTCATATTCAGCCCTATTCTGATGGATGGTTCCCACAATCTTGCAAAAGCAAAAAGGTCCTC
It encodes:
- a CDS encoding transposase, with the translated sequence MTLYQNKYRIESARHPTWDYFSAGWYFVPFCTHDRQHFFGRIVAGEMQPSPAGEIVNKIWWEIPQRFDPVSLDAFVAMPNHIHGIIVIHEQPCQQQRRRAGLPNITTRCYPTIPWAKSFGGTKVGVPLKFDRPFQNLPGNPIFTIASSGATVKLNRFGNTLRTTRKNGSGTYRL
- a CDS encoding TIGR04168 family protein, translating into MTEQQRACQRWRMAVVGDVHDLWDDREERALRALGVDLVLLVGDFGNEAVPLVRSIAALDLPKAVILGNHDAWYTASDWGRKQCPYDPRLEDRVQQQLDLLGETHVGYGKLDFPQFQLSIVGGRPFSWGGSLWKNGEFYQSRFGVGSFAESTARIVAAAQSAAYETLIILGHCGPTGLGNQREDPCGRDWEALGGDHGDPDLEAAIDQMQQMGKTIPLVTFGHMHHQLRHTQDRLRRPTHVSPAGTLYLNAAYVPRLVRRETGTIRHFTLVEWQSGDVLEASLVWLDENFAISRKQVLFHRERALV